In Triticum urartu cultivar G1812 chromosome 6, Tu2.1, whole genome shotgun sequence, the following proteins share a genomic window:
- the LOC125512165 gene encoding uncharacterized protein LOC125512165: MAAEVGQPFSGWSYSDSPYNDLCTQDDSVQKMVLDHGSVSFGRFAEESLSWENRSVFEHNRRQEEISKLTLPGLVAQKKAFFEEYYKRKAQKAKLLTEATLEERSDGDTLDHSRQEDDSHAVAPEDPVDSAPGFSCQPSTGVSSSDENKRSEPHGLGYLTFNPLFSRITGSQGIQDEEASSTAQNQHVDGEFRCATRTSSKHGLNQETVERKVLAPKHVVSTDYGESNVAALRIILPIASLKAGVKKQEPRKSIAAAVINGLTKGAKDPSSCLIQIPRVHLRRNSENMNSEGLKDPFHKRVEMKLRALSDRMSAEKAAASSRSSPYQNADRAAISSRSALCQNTDRVIAPSKSATQASHRFLKEVQPAATLPRTNFYNKGSSVSHVASSNSSNTGKLATRSSVMPNSPQNNAKPLQAAQVASKRGAGLTSTSNGSQNKRKQLSTPAASVGNSRTRGSMHICAPTSARSSSSGIRPYKTAKAPRISNGRNAAVKTEMMQKSTTYETHSVGGMNALSKVTVNGNEQNRKVISSRDGKRSNLACKSKPRQEMPRWR, translated from the exons ATGGCTGCTGAAGTTGGGCAGCCGTTCAGTGGATGGTCTTACTCAGATTCGCCCTACAACGACCTCTGCACACAG GACGATTCAGTTCAGAAAATGGTGCTTGATCATGGTTCGGTATCATTTGGTAGATTTGCAGAAGAGTCTTTGTCATGGGAAAACAGATCAGTATTTGAACACAACAGACGTCAGGAGGAGATAAGCAAACTCACACTGCCTGGTTTAGTTGCACAAAAGAAGGCATTTTTTGAAGAATATTACAAGAGGAAGGCTCAGAAAGCTAAACTTCTTACTGAAGCCACATTGGAAGAAAGGAGTGATGGCGACACTCTGGACCATAGTAGGCAAGAAGATGATTCACACGCAGTTGCTCCCGAAGATCCTGTGGATAGTGCTCCAGGCTTCAGTTGTCAACCATCTACTGGAGTGAGCTCATCGGATGAGAATAAACGCTCTGAACCCCATGGGCTAGGATACTTGACATTCAATCCTCTGTTTTCTCGGATAACAGGGTCGCAAGGTATTCAAGATGAGGAGGCATCTAGTACTGCTCAAAATCAACATGTTGATGGTGAGTTTCGGTGCGCTACGCGCACGAGTAGTAAACATGGTCTCAACCAGGAAACCGTGGAGAGAAAGGTTCTTGCACCAAAGCATGTGGTTTCAACTGATTATGGTGAAAGTAATGTTGCTGCGTTGAGAATTATCTTGCCTATAGCAAGTTTGAAAGCTGGTGTTAAGAAACAGGAGCCAAGAAAGAGCATAGCGGCAGCTGTCATTAACGGGTTGACAAAGGGGGCCAAG GACCCATCAAGTTGTCTTATCCAAATTCCGAGAGTACATTTAAGAAGAAACTCAGAAAACATGAACTCTGAAGGCTTAAAGGATCCTTTCCACAAGAGGGTTGAGATGAAATTGCGTGCTTTATCTGATAGGATGAGTGCTGAGAAAGCTGCTGCCTCTTCTAGATCTTCTCCGTATCAAAATGCTGATAGAGCTGCCATTTCTTCCAGATCTGCTTTATGTCAGAACACTGATAGAGTCATTGCACCATCTAAATCAGCTACACAAGCTTCTCACAGGTTTTTGAAAGAAGTACAGCCTGCAGCTACCCTTCCTCGTACAAATTTCTACAACAAGGGATCGTCTGTTTCTCATGTTGCCTCTAGCAACAGCAGCAATACTGGGAAGCTGGCTACTAGAAGCTCAGTTATGCCCAATTCACCTCAAAATAATGCAAAACCCTTGCAGGCTGCTCAG GTCGCATCGAAAAGAGGCGCAGGTCTTACCAGTACAAGCAATGGATCGCAGAACAAAAG GAAGCAGCTGAGCACGCCAGCGGCATCGGTTGGAAATAGCCGTACTAGAGGATCTATGCACATATGTGCACCCACAAGTGCAAG AAGTAGCAGCAGCGGCATCCGACCCTACAAAACTGCAAAGGCACCCCGGATTTCGAACGGGAGGAACGCAGCGGTTAAG ACTGAAATGATGCAGAAGTCCACAACATATGAAACCCATTCTGTTGGAGGAATGAATGCTTTGTCAAAAGTTACTGTAAACGGCAACGAACAAAACAGAAAG GTAATCTCGTCGCGTGATGGCAAGAGGAGCAACCTGGCGTGTAAGAGCAAGCCAAG ACAGGAGATGCCGCGATGGCGATGA
- the LOC125512163 gene encoding 3-oxoacyl-[acyl-carrier-protein] synthase, mitochondrial isoform X2 has translation MPRRGRWNSSHPGSPPPCRAGRARPSSTRRRGPSRSISGFIAYALCAADEALRDANWLPSENEKKERTGVSIGGGIGSISDILDASQLIAENRLRRLSPFFIPKILINMASGHVSMKYGFQGPNHAAVTACATGAHSIGDATRMIQFGDADVMVAGGTESSIDALSIAGFSRLRALSTKYNSLPQASSRPFDCGRDGFVIGEGCGVMVLEALDHAMERGAKIYAEVRGYGMSGDAHHITQPQNDGRGAILAMERALEQSGLQADQIDYLNAHATSTPLGDAVEATAIKSVFGHHATSGGLALSSTKGAIGHLLGAAGSVEAIFTVLAIHHGVAPPTLNLEQPDLLFEGAFMPLTAAKKMPIRAAISNSFGFGGTNASLLFSCPP, from the exons ATGCCGCGGAGAGGACGTTGGAACAGCTCCCATCCAGGGTCGCCGCCGCCGTGCCGCGCGGGAAGGGCGAGGCCGAGTTCGACGAGGAGGCGTGGACCAAG TAGATCTATATCGGGGTTTATAGCATATGCTCTATGTGCAGCTGATGAGGCTTTGAGAGATGCAAATTGGCTGCCCTCGGAAAATGAGAAGAAGGAAAGAACG GGTGTTTCAATTGGTGGGGGAATCGGAAGCATCTCCGACATTTTAGATGCATCACAGCTGATTGCTGAAAAT CGTCTACGTCGTCTTAGCCCATTCTTCATCCCCAAGATTTTGATCAACATGGCATCAGGTCATGTCAGCATGAAATATGGTTTCCAG GGTCCAAACCATGCTGCCGTGACAGCTTGTGCCACAGGCGCTCACTCTATTGGCGACGCTACACGGATGATTCAATTTGGAGATGCAGATGTGATGGTGGCTGGAGGAACAGAGTCTAGTATTGATGCTTTATCTATAGCTGGATTTTCTAG GTTAAGGGCATTGTCTACAAAGTATAACTCTCTTCCACAAGCATCTTCGAGGCCATTTGATTGTGGCAGAGATGGATTTGT GATTGGTGAAGGTTGTGGAGTCATGGTGTTGGAG GCACTTGACCATGCAATGGAACGAGGCGCAAAAATTTATGCAGAAGTTCGAGGCTATGGCATGTCTG GTGATGCACACCACATAACTCAGCCACAAAATGATGGTAGAGGTGCTATCTTAGCCATGGAGAGGGCATTGGAACAG TCAGGGCTTCAGGCAGATCAGATTGATTATTTGAACGCGCATGCAACATCAACTCCTCTCG GGGATGCTGTGGAGGCAACTGCAATAAAATCTGTCTTTGGCCACCACGCGACATCCGGTGGTCTTGCGTTATCCTCAACTAAG GGAGCAATCGGTCATCTGCTAGGCGCAGCCGGATCAGTGGAAGCAATCTTCACCGTGCTAGCAATCCACCAT GGAGTGGCGCCGCCCACGCTCAACCTGGAGCAGCCCGACCTGCTGTTCGAGGGCGCGTTCATGCCTCTAACCGCCGCCAAGAAGATGCCGATACGGGCCGCCATCTCGAATTCCTTCGGGTTTGGTGGAACCAACGCGTCGCTGCTGTTCTCGTGCCCGCCCTAG
- the LOC125512163 gene encoding 3-oxoacyl-[acyl-carrier-protein] synthase, mitochondrial isoform X1, protein MSVLRRALLLGHRLRRGLSSGADLPPPRPSASRRVVVTGLGAVTPLGRGVGSTWDRLVAGDCAVRALAAEDLRLTGDAAERTLEQLPSRVAAAVPRGKGEAEFDEEAWTKDSRSISGFIAYALCAADEALRDANWLPSENEKKERTGVSIGGGIGSISDILDASQLIAENRLRRLSPFFIPKILINMASGHVSMKYGFQGPNHAAVTACATGAHSIGDATRMIQFGDADVMVAGGTESSIDALSIAGFSRLRALSTKYNSLPQASSRPFDCGRDGFVIGEGCGVMVLEALDHAMERGAKIYAEVRGYGMSGDAHHITQPQNDGRGAILAMERALEQSGLQADQIDYLNAHATSTPLGDAVEATAIKSVFGHHATSGGLALSSTKGAIGHLLGAAGSVEAIFTVLAIHHGVAPPTLNLEQPDLLFEGAFMPLTAAKKMPIRAAISNSFGFGGTNASLLFSCPP, encoded by the exons ATGAGCGTGCTCCGCCGCGCTCTCCTGCTCGGCCACCGCCTCCGCCGAGGCTTGTCCTCGGGTGCGGACCTGCCTCCGCCGCGCCCATCTGCCAGCCGCCGCGTGGTCGTGACGGGGCTGGGCGCCGTCACGCCGCTCGGCCGCGGCGTCGGGTCCACCTGGGACCGCCTCGTGGCCGGAGACTGCGCGGTGCGCGCGCTCGCCGCGGAGGACCTGCGTCTCACCGGGGATGCCGCGGAGAGGACGTTGGAACAGCTCCCATCCAGGGTCGCCGCCGCCGTGCCGCGCGGGAAGGGCGAGGCCGAGTTCGACGAGGAGGCGTGGACCAAG GACAGTAGATCTATATCGGGGTTTATAGCATATGCTCTATGTGCAGCTGATGAGGCTTTGAGAGATGCAAATTGGCTGCCCTCGGAAAATGAGAAGAAGGAAAGAACG GGTGTTTCAATTGGTGGGGGAATCGGAAGCATCTCCGACATTTTAGATGCATCACAGCTGATTGCTGAAAAT CGTCTACGTCGTCTTAGCCCATTCTTCATCCCCAAGATTTTGATCAACATGGCATCAGGTCATGTCAGCATGAAATATGGTTTCCAG GGTCCAAACCATGCTGCCGTGACAGCTTGTGCCACAGGCGCTCACTCTATTGGCGACGCTACACGGATGATTCAATTTGGAGATGCAGATGTGATGGTGGCTGGAGGAACAGAGTCTAGTATTGATGCTTTATCTATAGCTGGATTTTCTAG GTTAAGGGCATTGTCTACAAAGTATAACTCTCTTCCACAAGCATCTTCGAGGCCATTTGATTGTGGCAGAGATGGATTTGT GATTGGTGAAGGTTGTGGAGTCATGGTGTTGGAG GCACTTGACCATGCAATGGAACGAGGCGCAAAAATTTATGCAGAAGTTCGAGGCTATGGCATGTCTG GTGATGCACACCACATAACTCAGCCACAAAATGATGGTAGAGGTGCTATCTTAGCCATGGAGAGGGCATTGGAACAG TCAGGGCTTCAGGCAGATCAGATTGATTATTTGAACGCGCATGCAACATCAACTCCTCTCG GGGATGCTGTGGAGGCAACTGCAATAAAATCTGTCTTTGGCCACCACGCGACATCCGGTGGTCTTGCGTTATCCTCAACTAAG GGAGCAATCGGTCATCTGCTAGGCGCAGCCGGATCAGTGGAAGCAATCTTCACCGTGCTAGCAATCCACCAT GGAGTGGCGCCGCCCACGCTCAACCTGGAGCAGCCCGACCTGCTGTTCGAGGGCGCGTTCATGCCTCTAACCGCCGCCAAGAAGATGCCGATACGGGCCGCCATCTCGAATTCCTTCGGGTTTGGTGGAACCAACGCGTCGCTGCTGTTCTCGTGCCCGCCCTAG